Proteins encoded in a region of the Podarcis muralis chromosome 6, rPodMur119.hap1.1, whole genome shotgun sequence genome:
- the LOC114597129 gene encoding uncharacterized protein LOC114597129, with translation MFKLNLEEEGKGLTGMASQVAVNSAGQAVEKALDQATEAGQKVVDDTCKAAQDTGEKAAQSLTSQVTAWGKSFGQSEEQKNVST, from the exons ATGTTTAAGCTGAATCttgaagaggaaggaaaagggctGACCGGGATGGCTTCCCAGGTTGCAG TTAATTCAGCAGGTCAGGCTGTGGAGAAAGCACTGGACCAGGCTACAGAAGCTGGTCAGAAAG TGGTAGACGACACCTGCAAGGCTGCACAGGATACTGGAGAAAAGGCTGCACAAAGCCTAACAAGCCAGGTAACTGCCTGGGGCAAATCCTTTGGACAAAGTGAAGAACAGAAGAACGTTTCAACTTAA